In Phragmites australis chromosome 17, lpPhrAust1.1, whole genome shotgun sequence, the following are encoded in one genomic region:
- the LOC133897414 gene encoding WRKY transcription factor WRKY62-like: MDNGQCSSPTGSAALLLLFGRSPSPPPPAESLEEKLRRVSEENRRLAAAVDALLADRPQLRALTTSPVPSCNGNVETEVAATGVTAEPRPRVRTVCVRAEPSDADANLVKDGYQWRKYGQKVTRDNPYPRAYFRCAYAPSCPVKKKVQRSAEDKSMLVATYEGEHNHSQCAQSEFISDSSTSQRHARSLPCSISINSLGRTITLGLTNQGLGSGAEVVVGEIVTPEFRKVLVDKLVNLLKNDSEFMESLTSAVTARMMEKISD, translated from the exons ATGGACAACGGCCAGTGCTCGTCTCCCACCGGGAGTGCCGCGCTCCTGCTGCTCTTCGGCCGGTCCCCGTCCCCGCCCCCGCCG GCAGAGAGTCTTGAAGAGAAGCTGAGGCGGGTGAGCGAGGAGAACAGGAGGCTGGCCGCCGCGGTCGACGCACTACTCGCCGACCGTCCCCAACTGCGGGCTCTCACCACGTCGCCGGTGCCGAGCTGCAACGGCAATGTGGAGACGGAAGTGGCTGCCACCGGCGTGACGGCGGAGCCGCGGCCCAGGGTAAGGACGGTCTGCGTGCGCGCTGAGCCGTCGGACGCCGACGCCAACCTCGTGAAGGACGGGTACCAGTGGCGCAAGTACGGGCAGAAGGTGACGCGGGACAACCCCTACCCGAGAGCCTACTTCCGGTGCGCATACGCTCCTTCCTGCCCCGTCAAGAAGAAG GTGCAGAGGAGTGCAGAGGACAAGTCAATGCTAGTGGCGACCTACGAGGGCGAACACAACCACTCCCAATGTGCCCAGAGTGAATTTATCAGCGACTCGTCGACGAGCCAACGACATGCTAGGTCACTGCCGTGCTCCATCTCCATCAACTCGTTGGGCCGGACGATCACCCTTGGTCTGACGAACCAAGGGCTAGGATCGGGCGCGGAGGTGGTTGTTGGGGAGATTGTTACGCCGGAGTTTCGAAAGGTTTTGGTGGACAAGCTGGTGAATTTGCTGAAGAACGATTCAGAGTTCATGGAGTCACTAACAAGTGCGGTGACTGCAAGAATGATGGAGAAAATATCAGATTAG